The following coding sequences are from one Anolis sagrei isolate rAnoSag1 chromosome 6, rAnoSag1.mat, whole genome shotgun sequence window:
- the LOC132778242 gene encoding keratin, type I cytoskeletal 10-like, translating to MSVKGGGSSGGSAGGSYSSGGGSHTVSGGSSRRISSSGTSGGGISGGGISGGGISSGGLSSGGVSGSGGASSSGGGVRITSSSSSSRGYSGRSYGGGGSRSGGFSSGSAGRISRGRYGGSSYGGGSYGGGYGGGGYGGGGYGGVSYGSGGGYSSGSFGGGSYGGGSYGGGSYGGGYYPFRRGSFGGGDGGLLSNNEKSTMQNLNDRLANYMDKVKSLEDENAQLEMYIREWYQKHGDVGTIRDYNPFYQEIEQLGNELIQESNDLTRIILNIDNIRMTAEDFQLKYQTEASLRQNVDADINGMRPVLDQLTLARSDLEAQLESAKEELITLKKNHQEALRELQSQRGVGAVNVEVNAAPGPNLKQRLDQLRDEYEGIMDSNRREVEQWYESKMEEVRQQVSSSGLEISSGNQQVTDLRRQYQTLEIELQSGLSMLQSLRSNLEDTERRYNMQLQQIQTMIQPVEGELAGLRGEIENQSQEYQDLLGIKTRLEQEIAQYRQLLAQGQQEIGSGGGGGYGGGYGGGYGGGRRGSIGRTGGGGMSSGGMSGGGMSSGGMSGGGMSSGGMSGGGMSSGSMSGGGMSSSGISGGGMSGGGLSSGSMSGGGISSGGMSGGSMGGGSISSGGKMSGSMSSSSGMSSGGVIGGGSGGGSQIGGGGGSSRHGRKSFD from the exons ATGAGTGTTAAGGGAGGTGGAAGCAGTGGAGGGAGTGCAGGTGGAAGTTATAGCAGTGGAGGAGGCAGCCACACCGTCAGTGGAGGAAGTTCTAGACGTATCAGCAGCAGTGGCACCAGCGGCGGTGGCATCAGCGGCGGTGGCATCAGTGGCGGTGGCATCAGCAGCGGTGGTCTCAGCAGTGGTGGTGTTAGTGGCAGCGGTGGCGCCAGCAGTAGTGGCGGAGGTGTCAGAATCACAAGCTCTTCATCATCCTCCAGGGGATATTCTGGAAGAAGTTATGGTGGAGGAGGATCCAGGAGTGGTGGTTTCAGCAGTGGGAGTGCTGGCAGAATAAGCAGGGGAAGATATGGTGGTAGCAGTTATGGTGGTGGCAGCTATGGTGGAGGCTATGGTGGTGGAGGCTATGGTGGTGGTGGCTATGGCGGAGTTAGCTATGGTAGTGGTGGAGGCTACAGTAGTGGCAGCTTTGGTGGTGGTAGCTATGGAGGAGGCAGCTATGGTGGTGGTAGCTATGGTGGTGGCTATTACCCATTCAGACGTGGTAGTTTTGGGGGTGGCGATGGGGGCCTTCTCTCCAACAATGAAAAGTCAACTATGCAAAACCTGAATGACCGCCTGGCCAATTACATGGACAAGGTGAAAAGCCTGGAAGACGAAAATGCTCAGCTTGAAATGTATATCAGGGAATGGTACCAGAAACATGGTGATGTGGGGACCATCAGGGACTACAACCCTTTTTACCAGGAAATTGAGCAACTCGGCAATGAG CTGATTCAGGAAAGTAATGACCTTACCAGGATTATTCTGAATATTGATAACATCAGGATGACTGCCGAAGATTTCCAGCTTAA GTACCAAACTGAAGCTAGTCTCCGCCAGAATGTTGATGCTGATATCAATGGGATGCGCCCAGTGTTGGATCAATTGACCCTTGCAAGGTCTGATCTGGAGGCTCAGCTTGAGTCTGCCAAAGAGGAGCTGATCACCCTCAAGAAGAACCACCAGGAG GCCCTTAGAGAACTGCAAAGCCAACGTGGTGTTGGTGCTGTCAATGTTGAGGTGAATGCTGCTCCTGGTCCGAATCTCAAGCAACGTCTTGATCAACTCAGGGATGAATATGAAGGCATCATGGATAGCAACCGCAGAGAAGTGGAGCAGTGGTATGAAAGCAAG ATGGAGGAGGTTCGTCAACAAGTCAGCTCAAGTGGTTTGGAGATAAGTTCAGGCAACCAGCAAGTTACAGATCTGAGACGACAATATCAGACACTGGAGATCGAGCTGCAGTCTGGACTCAGCATG CTCCAGTCTCTACGAAGCAATTTAGAAGACACAGAACGCCGTTATAACATGCAGCTGCAACAGATACAGACCATGATCCAACCGGTAGAAGGAGAATTGGCCGGCCTCCGTGGGGAGATTGAAAACCAAAGTCAGGAGTATCAAGACCTCCTTGGCATCAAAACTCGCCTAGAGCAAGAGATTGCCCAGTACCGACAACTGCTTGCCCAAGGACAGCAAGAAAT TGGTTCAGGAGGCGGTGGAGGATACGGAGGAGGATACGGAGGAGGCTATGGAGGTGGTCGAAGGGGCAGCATTGGCAGGACTGGTGGAGGAGGCATGAGCAGTGGTGGCATGAGCGGAGGAGGCATGAGCAGTGGTGGCATGAGTGGAGGAGGCATGAGCAGTGGTGGCATGAGCGGAGGAGGCATGAGCAGTGGCAGCATGAGCGGAGGAGGCATGAGCAGTAGCGGAATCAGCGGAGGTGGCATGAGTGGAGGAGGCCTGAGCAGTGGTAGCATGAGCGGAGGAGGCATCAGCAGTGGTGGCATGAGTGGAGGAAGCATGGGCGGAGGAAGCATCAGCAGTGGAGGAAAGATGAGCGGAAGCATGAGCAGCAGTAGTGGCATGAGCAGCGGAGGAGTCATCggaggaggaagtggtggtggaAGTCAGATTGGAGGAGGCGGAGGGTCTTCAC GTCACGGAAGGAAATCCTTTGACTAA